The window ttttcttcttcttcttctcttcattgcATTAACTCATAGCTCTAGCCTTGATGATGATATCTCGAACGATCAACCAAACGGCTTCTTTTTACCTTTCGAATCAAATCTTTACGTTGAGATCACCATCGGAACCCCAACGCGAACTTTCAACCTCAAACTAGACTCTTCTACACATCTCACATGTCTCGATAATGATGATGACCACCAGTGCTCACTCTCAGACAAATCTTCCAACACTTTCTCTACAATCTCTTGCAACAGCTCTTCTCTTTGTCCTCATGTCTCAACCAATTCAACTGACCATTACAACGCAACAACAACGAAAAtaacgtctctctctcttctctgcacGCCTTCAGATTTCTGCCGTTACGAAGCCTCTCCCTCTAGCTCCGGCTACCTTGTCTCCGACACACTTCAGTTGACATCCTCGATCACTGACCaagaaaactctctctctatAGTTCGAGGGTTTGTCTTTGGCTTCGGGACTAGTAACCGTGCGTCGCCGAATGAAGACGGAGGTGGCGTCGACGGGAGAGTGAGTCTAACTACTCATCGTTTCTCACTCCTCTCACAGCTTCGTCTCACAAGATTTTCACACTGTCTATGGCCTTCCACCTCGGGGTCGCGTAACTACATCCGTCTTGGATCAGTGGCTGCGTACGGCGGCGATATGATATTGGTTCCGATGTTAAACACGACGGGGACGGAAGCTTACTCGTATCATGTTTCTCTCTTAGGGATCAGTCTTGGCCAACAgaggtatataaatatatcttttactgatattttgattatatatacttttggatTAGTCCATTTTAGACCTAGTTAACATGGTTACGTAAAATGAAACAATGTGATATAATATACGATTCCACAGGCTCAACCTCTTGAGAGAACTAAATACTTAAACAGCAAGTTAAATAATCACAGTGAATGTAATTGTATTTCCCCATTCACATGAATTACATTTACCAATCACACATCTTTAAGcaattgctatatatatatatatatatattgatgaacaaaattaacTTATATTCTTAATTATACGAGTTCTTagttaaataagtttttaataagaaaaaaaaattattcagtcATTGATCTTTAAAGATCTTATACTGTTGATGGTTCTTTCATTAGAAGCAAAAAACCATATTAGTCTCCATTGTtggcataagcttgaagatagcttgaggtGCAAGCTATATTAATTCTACCGAGTTATGGaattaagattaattatatttaggagttatctaaatatgttaatttacCGGTTTAGAATAGGAAAGTTGTCAACTCTAGGGTTGAGCAATTGCtataaataccaagagagcGTTTCATGAAGAGGTGCGCGTCTTAAGGTATTCttgagagatgcacacaaggtgtgtGGCGTTCCCCCATCAATAAGatagagatcttttgatggtattGTTGAAGTTCTATTTCTAACTAATGAATTCTGGACTTGGTCtcggggatgtaggttatccgaaccccgttaacaaagcttgtgtcTTATTTACTATTATGCTCTTCCATACACTCACATGAACATCTCATACTTCAACATATATAGATCTAGCCACATATATATGTGCTTTATTTGGTATGAGAGCTTGTGTTTCTATTCCTGTTTCCGATGTGATTCTGGATTTGTGGCTAGGCTAgaattggaagaagatgagaatgagGAATATtcatgaagaaagaaaataaatcataaactctcAGGAAGGGTTTGTGCTATCCATCGAAGTTGTATGAAAACGCTACTTGTTTCCATTACCGCCCAGAaacgattgaaaaaaaaaaaaaagagttttcttGACATAGGCTAGAAAAGAAAGGTATGATGAATTCAAGAGCCAAGACCGATGACAAAGTAACAGCCTGAAATTACAGAGATTTAGAGGAGGTTGTTGATCAGAATCGTGTTGCAGAAGCATCGATGAAGAACAGagaatcgtttttttttctcatcatgGGTCTATGTGTTCTGTTTTGGCCCTCTATCTTGTCTAATTAAAATCAGGCCCATGAAAGCCCACTCTCTTAGTACGTGTATAGTCTTCTGTGCGTTCGAGTGAAGAAGGAAGCTCGAAGCTTGTGAAACAGAATCAAGGAGATAGtactgaagagagagagagagagagagatggagagagagggAGTTCTAAAAGTTGTATCCCATAAAGGacaaagaagaaatcgaagatcTAATTGATTGATGGGATTGATATCAGAAATCTGAAAGTTgtgatttgtgttgttgtgtttcGGGAAGAACGTGGGATTGAAGCTTGTCAACTTGTCAGCGTGTTCGTTGGGAAGAACGTGAAACATGAATCTGGTCTTCTTAATTGAGTTAGGTTTGTAATGGATTGGTTAGGAAAGAGAGAACCTGACAATGAGTCTAGAAGAGTTTCTTTGTATTGATTGAGAATCAATGATATGTTTAATTTTGAGATGGAGAAAAATATCATGGAACTCTGAGAGAGCCGGAGAAGATATCGTATTTGGTGATTCAGTGCCCAGAACACATAAAGTAAAAATTGTCAAATAATTGGTGAATAAACATCCCCAAAGAATGCAGAAGCAATGACTGAAGTTACATATGGTTCTATTGTAGGGTAAGAAGCTTTGAGGCAGAGACAAGTAGAAGGGTTATTGTAACATCCCAAATTCTATATGTGTGGGCCACTTTGAAAAGTAGACGTGCTCTTGATGTGTTGCTATtgaaagagagaggaggagaaaagagagtcgtgaggagaaaagaagagagagagagagaatgggaTGTTTAGAGAGGGGAGAGAAGTAGACGTCATGGAGGCTGTGGGAACATTGGTGGGGTCTGTTTATTCATGTCATGGCTGTGGAAAGCCTcagtggtggtggaggagcaaCGCCGGAGTAACTGAAAGgtggagaaaagaagaacaagaaagagttAGGAAGGAAATAAGAGCAGTTTGAAAAGGCGACTTTGGAGGCTCGTCGGACGCCGGATTTGACATCGGTTTATCAATCTAAAACCACCATCGCGTTCACTACCAAGCCATGAGCTCGTAGAAACTGACGGAAGTCCGATcggagttatattcaagaagttAGGCTGGTTGCTTCCTGTGCAAGAAATATCTGAAACAGTTCGAACCTGCAACCCTAGAAGTCGGATTCGAGGTTGTCTCCTTGGAACAGCGTTTCGTAGTCCAAAACTTTCCTGATCGAGCTGAGATTTGGTGGAGAGCTTCACGGTACTACTGGCTACAGATTCAACGGTGGGATCGTGATTTTAACGgttagttgttgttttttatgtGTCTTTCCGAGACATATTTGTATGGAATAAATGGTGACATTGTAATGTTTGGTTGGCAAACTGAGGTTGGATGGAACTCCAGCGTGTATGACCGTTCTTTAATATTGGGTCTGACATGGGAAAGGAGAAATGAGTTTCAACATTTAAGTGGCAAAGGTTAAAAGCTTTATGAGACATGAGAGAATTGGAGGCTGATCGAGTTAACAAAGGAAAGAAATAGGCATTAGATTTGAGAAAGGAAAGTTTGATTTCACCATGGGATATATGCCTTGAATATTGTATCGACGATCATCAAGGTTGATTGAGgtggagaaacttgtcttaatTGTAATATCTGGTTTATTGATGTTCATGTCACCTCATGAAGGAGAGTGTTAACTCAAAGAGATACTTCGTGCTGGATTGAAACGATGCTGAGAGAAATCCATAAAAGAGTATAAAATCAAGTGAAACGGGTTGATACTTTGTACTTGATTTCCTTTGGTTACATATGTCGGGTTTTAAGTCTGAAAGGTGTTCTGAAAACTTGAGAGCGAGATCGTTCAAATGATATAAATATCGTCATCTGATTCCTTGTGGTTTAGTGGGGAATTTCTTTCAAAGTTGGACTGCTTGCAGGTTGCATCATTCCGGATCAGTTCTGGGAAAGTGACCGTAACTTTCAAACCGTGAATGAAAATCGTGATCTGTTTTTTCCTGTGTCTTCATACGACTGTTGTTGATATAtccacaaaatttcaaaattttctggGTTGTTTTGCTACTCCATTATGCTCTGCATCAAACGTGATGAAAATGGCAGAATTTTAGTTGTCTCAAGACAAGAAGTTGTGGAGAAATATATTGGCTAGATTGGAGAGCATAATTTCAGAAGAGAAGATAATCTTGTCTGTCTTGTAAACATGTATGTGTGATTTCCAAAGTTCATCAAGAGGATTGTGTGGTTGAAGAGATTACAAAGGGAAAGTAGagctgttgaaaaaaaaaaattcacgaCATGATCTGCATCATTAAGGTTGAAgtatttgatcttttttttagatgaaaaagagaagaggtTCTTCTCAGTGATTATCATATGTTCAGTTATAAGTTTTCAAAGGAAATTTGCAAGGAGATATCAACcttatttgaaaagaaaatcctaacaaaaattACTCTATATGAGAAGCTGATTGGGATCAATCTAATATGTGTTCActgcagtcacaaagactagaAAGACTAAGGTAAAGTCTCTATTGATTATGTCTTTGTGGAATGAACCTGATGTTTAGGGGTATTAAAGATGGTTCAAAAGTTGAACCTTGTTTGATATAAGCATGGGAGAATGAAGGCGATGAAGATAGTGTTCGACGACATCAAAAGGGGATCAATCaaacatgaaataaaatgagatttttGCAGAGATATAAGAGAATGTGTGGAGAATGGGTAAGTGCAAGTCGAGCATGTTCCCGAAAGTGAGGGTAAGGTAGATATCTTCACTAAAGCGCTCGGAAGAAACGAGTTTAAAGAAATGGGGGATCTCATTGGCATGAGAGATTTGGAAGAAAAGTATTTCAAGCTTAAGAGGGAGAATGTtggcataagcttgaagatagcttgaggtgcaagctatactaatcctaccgagttatggaattaggattaattatatttaggagttatctaaatatgttaatttacCGGTTTAGAATAGGAAAGTTGTCAACTCTAGGGTTGAACAATTGTTATAAATATCAAGAGACCGTTTCATGAAGAGGTGCACGTCTTAGGGTATTTTTGAGAGATGCACAAAAGGTGTGTGGCGTTGCCCCATCAATAAGatagagatcttttgatggtattgttgaagttctatttttaactaatgaattctggacttggtcccggagacgtaggttatccgaaccccgttaacaaagcttgtgtcTTGTTTACTATTATGCTCTTCCATACACTCACATGAATGTCTCATACTTCAACATATATAGATCTagccacatatatatatgtggtctTATAGAAAATTTATCTTATGTGACCTATCCTAGCCATTATATTTGGGTTTCGATTGTTTGTTTGCTTAGAAATTTGGtgtctatttctttttttttaagatacaaCGTACAACGTTTAACAAGTTAAACAGCAGTTTTAATTATTCGCAAATAGATtgtaaaaagaataataatattttatatctaagaaatttatattttatcatcTTCACATAAAAATGCAAATGAGGGAGTAGCGTTTGaaacaaacatgttttttttttgtttaaatgttaatccattatatatgtttctcacaaacttttttttttcatcagaaTAAGCAATGAGAGTAGTGTAATAGCAATAGATATCGGGACGTACTATACAAGTCTAGAGCCATCACTCCACGAGGAGGTGAAGGAAGAGCTAATGACGCAGATTGGTCCAACGATCGTGTACAAAGTGAACGAACTAATGTGTTTCACAACCGAGGTTGGGTTCGACATAGATTCATTACCCAAACTCACTCTCCATTTCCAAGGTTTCGATTACACAATCTCAAACAAAGGCCTTTATCTCCGAGACAGCCCATCTTCTCTCTGCACGGCTTTGGTCAGATCTTCCATGGAAGATGAGGAAAGGATTAATGTGCTTGGAGCATCAGCTCTTGTTGATCAAGCAGTTGGGTATGACACTTCACAAAGGATGTTTGCATTTCAACAAAGGGATTGTTTGGCCGATTTCGTAGATGGTACGTAGGtgagttttaattatttgtctTTATGACCTAAATATTTGTAGACATGATCATAGTAAAGACAATGTTCgtgattattttaataaacacaACTCCCGACGCAGAGCATTGCACATGACTTATATTTAACTAGCACAAAATGATCAATAGcaaattttcatgtttttgtacTGAcacttgtaaatatatttaccaaaacaaacaacGGAGTCATCTGTAATTACTgtttagagcatctccaatggaaGATTTACCACATACACTTATTTCAAAAGTGATTAAAAATAAACCATAATAGATGGAACAAATTagagttttttcttatttaacaAGTTTAACATCCAATTCTCATTGTGTCTGTATCATTATATGGTTGAAttagtatttattataaaagaagttttttttttacaattaatttttttttccatttatgatttgttcttttatttttaatataattttatgttttttatgtttaaaatattataaaatgcaataattttcctttttatataatttaaaatatttaatttaaactaattatgGGATGACAACTTTGTTTTTCCAAAAGGCATGGAATGTGGTTAAAGGTGATCTGGTGTCTTTGGTTAATCAATTTTTGGTCGAGGGTGTTTTTGACAAAGGTTTAAATCAAACGCATATTTGCCTCATCCCAAAGGTGGCTAAGCCGACCCGGATTACGGAGTTGCGACCTATTAGCTTGTGTAACATCAGTTACAAGGTCTTTTCAAAAGTCTTATGTCAAAGGCTTAAGACAGTTTTACTTGGTCTCATCTCAGAGACTCAATCGGCTTTTGTTCATGGGCGGTTGATTTCAGATAATATTCtgattgctcaggagatgtttcatgagTTACAGAGTAATCAGTCCTGTAAAGGCAAATTTATGGCAGTCAAGACTGATATGAGCAAGGCGTATGATAGGGTTGAGTGGGGTTTCATTGAGGCTTTGTTACGGAAGTTGGGTTTCGCGGAGTCATGGATCTCatggattatgttttgtgtttcttcagtGGAGTATAAGGTTCTTCTTAATGGACAACCAAGTTGTTTGATTGTCCCGGGGAGGGGTTTACGGCAAGGAGATCCGTTTTCTCCTTATTTTTTCAATCTATGTACGGAGGTCTTGATTGCTAATATTAGTAAGGCAGAGGTAGATAAGGAATATCGGGATCAAGGTGGCCAATAAGTGCCCACCTATTACAGATttgttgtttgcggatgatagctTATTGTTTTGTAAGGTAGATAAGGATCAGTGATGATTAAGTCAGTGGCGGTTTCTGTTCCTacgtttgtgatgtcttgttttcgtcTTCCGAAAACGGTAACATCCAAACTTACTAGTGCCATCGCGAATTTCTCGTGGAGTTCTGATGGCCAGTCCGGAGGTATTCATTGGTTagtgatatgttacggttttgactcactttgaccccgtttatttgata is drawn from Camelina sativa cultivar DH55 chromosome 8, Cs, whole genome shotgun sequence and contains these coding sequences:
- the LOC104706795 gene encoding probable aspartic protease At2g35615; protein product: MVSSIPLFIFFLLLLLFIALTHSSSLDDDISNDQPNGFFLPFESNLYVEITIGTPTRTFNLKLDSSTHLTCLDNDDDHQCSLSDKSSNTFSTISCNSSSLCPHVSTNSTDHYNATTTKITSLSLLCTPSDFCRYEASPSSSGYLVSDTLQLTSSITDQENSLSIVRGFVFGFGTSNRASPNEDGGGVDGRVSLTTHRFSLLSQLRLTRFSHCLWPSTSGSRNYIRLGSVAAYGGDMILVPMLNTTGTEAYSYHVSLLGISLGQQRISNESSVIAIDIGTYYTSLEPSLHEEVKEELMTQIGPTIVYKVNELMCFTTEVGFDIDSLPKLTLHFQGFDYTISNKGLYLRDSPSSLCTALVRSSMEDEERINVLGASALVDQAVGYDTSQRMFAFQQRDCLADFVDGT